Sequence from the Fulvivirga ligni genome:
AGGCCATTCCAGATATCCCTTTACCCAGGCATAAGCTAACCCTAAGGCAAGAATTAAAATAAATACAAACATTTCAATAATAGAAAACCATCCCCACAAGCCATCAGTCTGCTCTATTAGCTCCTTATTGCCAAAGACAGTAGCCCAGGGAAACAAGAAAACTATCTCCACCTCAAATAGCAGAAACAAAAGGGCTATAACGTAAAATCGTATATTGAAACGATTCCATCCGGAGCCCACAGGCTGCTCACCACTTTCATAAGATTCCAGCTTTTCCGGATTAGGTCTGTTTGGTCTTACCAGCTTCGAACTGATAAGTCCTCCGAGTACAAAGACAAACCCTCCTATTAAGAAGATAAGTACACCACCGAAAGCTGATATTTGTTCATTTTCCATTATCAAACCAAAGATAATAAACAGATCGATGTTTCATATGTATCTCACTTATTTTCACACCTCTACATTCACATAAAACAGCAAGCTTAATAGATTACTTTTTTCTATTCTATCATAGTTACAACTGATTTAAATCATTGTATATCACCACCATGATTGCCGTAATTTGTACAACAAACAAAGACCAAAAATCATGACTGTGAATAACAAAAAGAACATAGAAAAACTAAATGTATTACTTGCTGACTATCAGATTTATTATCAAAATCTGAGGGGATTTCACTGGAACATCCAGGGTAAGCATTTCTTTCAACTGCACGCTAAGTTTGAAGAGCTATATCTTGACTCAGCACAGAAAGTAGATACTATAGCTGAACGAATTCTTACCATAGAAGGTAAGCCGCTGCATTCCTTTGAAGACTACATTAGCACGGCCACCATCAAGGCAAAAAAAGATGTACATGATGGAGAAGGTGCCGTTTCTGGAGTAATAGATGATTTGAAAAACATCATTGAACTGGAAAGAGAAATTAAAGAAATGGCCGCTGAAAGTGGTGACGACGCTACCGAAGATTTAATGACAGGCTTTATAGATGAGCAGGAAAAAACATTATGGATGATGAAAGCCTGGCTTAAATAATAAGCCTCAAACAAGAATCATATACAATCAAGCAAAGCTGTCTGGAGTGATTTTAACTCTGGGCAGCTTTTTTTCATAAAAATTTTAGCTCCAAAAATCCTACTGACATACTGCTGTCACTCCACCCTATTTTCTTTGAATCATAAACTTTAAAAATCACAGAAACTATGGAAGTAATAACAATGGATTTGATGCAGCTATTATTATCTGAAATGGAACGCGAAGCCGTAACCACAAAAAAGATGTTGGAGCGCATTCCTGATGATCAGCTAGATTATAAGCCTCATGAAAAGAGTATGGCTATGAGATATTTGGCGACTCACATAGCTGAAATACCTACATGGGTACCCATGATATTGAATACTGAAGAGCTTGATTTCAAGGAAAACGAATATGTACCCAAAGAAATTAAGAATAACGCTGACCTCATGAAACTCTTTGAAGACTCATTGGCCTCCGGCAAAGAAGCACTCAAGAAGGCAGAAATCAGTCAATTAGAAGATCATTGGACAATGAGAGATGGTGATAACATCTTTTTTAAGGATACAAAATATGAAATGATAAGACATACCTACTGCCAGATTGTGCATCACAGGGCACAGCTTGGGGTGTATCTTAGATTACTGAACGTACCTATTCCGGGCAGCTACGGACCTAGCGCCGATGAACCATCATAAATCATTGCAGAGTGGACATTTTGAATAACATGTCCACTCTTCTTTATAAGCAATGAGTAACTGTTTATATTGCAGTGAAAATTGCTTATTCATGACCAACCCAAAAACCGTACTCATCCTCGGGGCCAACTCTGATGTGGCCAAGGCCGCTATCAAAATCTATATTCTGGAAAAGAAATATCATGTGGTTGCTGCTTCCAGAAATATTAAGCAACTAAAGGAGTTTGGCCAGGAGAATCAATTACCAGCTGATCAATTGACCATATTAAGCTTCGATGCCGTAGATTTCGATAGCCATGAAGCTTTTTATAAAAATCTTCCCTCCAAACCACATATAGTAGTGTATGCCGCTGGCTATTTAAAGGATAATGAGGAAGCTCTTAGAGATTTCGATGGAGCCTTTCAGATGATGAAGGTGCACTATGCAGGTGCTGTTTCTATCATTAACCGCATAGCCATGGATGAATCCAACACCAATCTGGAGCAGATTATAGGCTTATCTTCCTTATCCGGGGTAAGAGGCAGAAAAAGCAATTTCATATATGGTAGCACCAAATCAGCTTTCACTCAATATTTTGCAGGGCTGAGGCAGTATCTTGCTCAGAGAAAAATTAAGGTGAATGTAATTGTAGCTGGCTACATCCGCAGCAAAATGACCGATGGCCTAGACCTGACTGAGTCATTGATGCTGGAGCCAGAGTTGATCGCCAGAGCAGTGGTGAAGGCGAATAGAAAATTTATTATAGTTCCAGGATATAAATGGAAAGCGATTTATAACATTCTGAGAGTACTGCCGGAGCAACTGGTAGCTAAATTGCCTTAAAAAACAGGAGGTTCCCAATAAAAATCGGGAACCTCACTGAACTTGGAATTAGGCTGAATTATAATCTTTAACAGTCTGTATTGGATCTAAAACTCCAATGCCAACCAGACCCTGAATAGTCATAAATATAGTAGTAGTGGCGCTTATTCACCCTACACCCGAAGATGCTTCTACCACTGTAAATATAATAATTATAAACATATCCTACTGGCAAATCCACGCTGAATAATTCTTTTCCATCAGCAAGACCTTGTAAGCGAATCTGTGTGCCCTGGAAGGGATAAACGTACACTCTTGATCTTGTACAATCAGCCCAGGCGTAGTTATAACCAGGACCATACCTATTTAAAAGACAAGCCTTATAACCATTATAGAAACTTGGGAAGTTACAGTAGTTATTAAAAAACCATACATCATTCAAACCTTCTTGCTTTACAGTAGGCTCGCCCTGAAGATCAGAAAAATAATCGCCTTGCTCTGCTAATTCCTGCTGAATAGCTTCATCATCTTCCTCCATTTTAAGCTCGAATTTATCTTCCATCTCTAATATTTCAGTAGGAATAGAAGCTCCCGGAGCTAATTTTCTATGAATCTCAGCAAAAGTTAAGCCTTCTACCTCTTCATTTAGTAATGGCTCACCACCTGGTTTAAATTTTTCCAGCACCGCTATATCATCTCCGTTTGAAATGAACTGCAACGTGTTATCCGCTACGGTAATTTCTGAAATTACCCTTTGACCTGTCTGAGACTGATCTTCCGTTTTGATTGATTGAGTCTCCTCTTCCTGACAAGCCCACATAAGACTTACCATCATAATTACACTTAAATACTTTTTCATAATAACCACCTGTGTTTAGTTGAACAAAATGTTTACACAAATTTGAGAAGAGCCAGAACGACAATCCAGGGCCATATCCCTGAGATTATGCGAGGAAAAACAACCTTTAGCCACAGGGGAAAATCATCCGAAAGAGATTAACAAATCATACTTTACATTGAAAAAATATAATTGATTTTAGTTTGAAAATTAGCATCAACTTTATACATTAGACTCATTATCAACCTTTAACCCAATTTTTTATGAAAAAAGCAACAACATTGCTTCTTCTTATTATAGCACTTCTCAGTGCTTGTAGTGAAGAGGAGCGATTTGAACCTGAACCGCTGACCGTAGAAGAGATGACATTTATTCAAAACAGCTTGGATGACCATTTCAATCAGTTAAATAACACTGAGATCAGCAACGTGAAAGAAAAATATAACAGCGTAGATCTATTCATACAAAATGGAACGGCCGCTGAGAAAGGTCTCTTTATGAAAAAGAATTCTTTCTCTCTTGATTTGTTAAGAAAGCTTCAACAAACCTCATTAGGTGCGTTCGAATTGTATAGCACAGACAAATCTAAAATTAAGATTCCTGCTAACGGATCAGTAGACCCAAGTTGTGCTACTGATTGTAGAGTAGCATCTTATGAGCTTTGGTTAGAAGTTTTCAATAGCTATAAAGATGCTAAACAAGGCGAAAAATATGCAGATCTAAAAGCCAGCTGGTACTATAAAAACTGTATGCTGAGCTGCAACGAGTAACCTAACCTATACCTACCAGAGGCTGTTTTAATAGTGGGGTTGTACCTAATATCAACCAAACTAGTGAAGCAGCCTCTTTTTATTTAAAAAAGTACGCATACAGCATATATAAAAGACTTATCCACCCCTTCAAAACAACAAAATTTTGCTTAATTTTAATAAAGTAAACTTAACCGATTGAACCATGTCTAGTATTGTAAGCACCTATTTAAACTTCCCGAGAAATACTGAGGAAGCTTTTAATTTTTATAAAACCGTATTTGGTACTGAATTTCAAGGAGATATCATGAGAATAGGTGACGCACCCGTTCCGGATGGTGCCCCACCGTTATCTCAAGAAGATAAAAACCTGGTGATGCATGTAACCCTGCCTATACTTGGCGGCCATCTTCTTATGGGCACCGATGCACCAGAAACGATGGGATTCAACCTCATAAAAGGTAACAACATGCATATCAGCCTACATCCTGAGAGCAGAATGGAAACCAGGAGACTGTTTGATGCGCTGTCTGAAGATGGGCACATTACCATGGAACTGACAGATATGTTCTGGGGCGATTATTTTGGCAGCTGTACAGATAAGTTTGGCATCCATTGGATGTTCAATTGCCAGGAGAAGCCTGAATAATAAATTGCCTTCGCAGCACTGAAAATACTGCGAAGGCCTTAATATCAATCCGCTAAAAAGCTCTGCTCTAATTCCTGCAAAGCCTTCAACTGCTTTAATTCCTTTATTACCCCTTTTCTAATGATTAGAAATAAGATTATCATAATGAAAACATATCCTATGTCCATCAAATAGATATATTTTAAGTCTATATACCTCATAAATTCGGGCGTGAGCATATACCAGCCAATAGAGTACAGTGTGACTATAGCAAATGTAACAGGGCCATGAATGGACTTGCGCCAATTATAAAAATCCGCTGCTTTGCCAGTTGATTTAGCGGCATTATCGTCATAAATTATTTTAGACGCTTTAGCATGGCTAATCAATTCAATAAGAATTCTTAGCAACAGCCCACCAATCATAAAACCAATCCCTACCCTACTAAAAGTATCTTGCAAAGGCGCCAGATAATAAAAAAACATAGCTAAGCCAACCACTACCAGACTTAAGATAACGGTGTTAGCTATGTGATCCTTCTTCGACTTAGCATAGCTACTTTTTGCTTTATTCAACATGCCATCAGCCGTCAATCTTGATGACGCCGAAACCCTGGCCTTTCCCCAATTCTCTTTTAACTTATCAAAACTATTATCCATGATTACTAAGTAATTGATTGAGTTTTTTCTTAATTCTTGAAATCTTGACCCTCAAATTTCCCTCTGAAATACCAACGATTGTGGCTATTTCAGCATACTCTAATTCATCGAGCACCAACAAAATGATCACTCTATCCAGCTCTTTTAGTTGGCCTATAGCAGAGTACAGGTGACTATAATCCTCATGCGTACTATCATCTGTCACCGAAGGCACATCGCTCACCTCTGTCTTTGAAGCATTCCTTTCTTTTCTGATGTGCAAGAGACAGGTATTGACACAAATTCTATAAATCCAGGTCTTCGGTGCCGATTCTGATCTAAATTTTGGTAATGCAGCCCACACTTTCACGAATGTTTCCTGCGTCAGGTCATTGGCCAAATCTCTGTCTCCTTTGGAATATCCCAGGCAAAGCGAGAAAACCATCTCCTGATATGAATTAAAATATGCTTGAAACTTCTCCTTAAGTAACATTATTGATTTAAGAATGAATTTACCTGATCATAAAACCATTCAGGCTGATCAAACATAATGAAGTGCTTACTATCTGCAGCCACTTTAATCTCCTTATTTCCCAGATTGGCATACTGATCATTCATAGTTTTCAAGGCCTGCTCTTTACCAAAAGCATCAGCAGAAAGCACCAAAGTGGGGATATCAATAGAAGGCAACTTCTCTCGCAAGTCTAATTTCAAAAGTTCCACATATCCTTTCACATAAATTTCCCGGTCAGTTTGCATAATGTAGTCAACTAATAAAGATTGCTTATCAGCCTTATTAGTCATTCCCTGAGCCATTTGAACCGCCATAACACTAAGTGCCGAATCTGTCATATTCAGCAGCTGCTGACTGTAGGGATTATCTGCCGAAATCTGACTCGCTGGCACCTGAGGCATCATCACCGCCCTAATACATGGAAGAGCATCGACCAAAATCATTTTCTCAATTCTATCAGGTTGGTCACTCGCCAGATCAATAGCTAACATACCGCCCATGCTGTGCCCTATGATAATGGCTCCCTGAATATTTTCATCTTCCAGGTATTTAGAAAGACCTTTGCTAATAGTGTCATACCATGGAAGACCTATAGAAGGCACGCCTTGAAATCCTGCATAGGTAAATTGATAGGTTTTGTATTTTTTATCTAAAGATTTTATGGTAGCATCCCAAACTTCACCAGGGCAAGTAAAGCCTGGCAAAAAGATTATTGGCGTGCCCTCTCCTGAAACCTTCACTTTAAAAGATGAGTCTTGCGCGCTCATCGAACCAATGACAATGAAGGACAGTAAGAACGAAAGTGCAATTAATTTTCTCATTATATCTAAGTTTTTGTGGCTTAGATACGGCTGACTCTCATTTGTTACACTTATCCGAAAATATTTTTTATTAGTTAGAAAGATAACCGTATTTATCCAGCAGCACCTTCTTGCTCATAGGGTTATCAGTGAGACCGAGCGCTAGTTCCAGGTGTTTTCTGTGAGCTACGAGATCAATGTCTTTATAGAGCTCTAAGAGCAGGCACTGATACTGAAAGTTATCAGCCATTTTTAACTTCAAGGCTTCCGGCAAAGCCTGATCATAACCACGTGCTTTCGCCATAGCAAATGTTCGATTTACTGCTCGCGTTAGAGAGTATTCAACCCTCAATAGTAAATTATAAGCCTGGAAAATATTTTCCCATTTTGTATGCTCACTAATTTTTTTTCTTGTGTGCCAGTAGGCTATAACTGCCTCAAGATAATATTTATGAGTTTTATCCTCAGCCGCCTTAGCTAAGTAAAACTCACCTTTAGCTATCAGGTCTTTATCCCAGAGACTTTTATTTTGTTTTTCGAATAGAATAAACTCACCTTTATCATTGACCCGGGCATCGAATCTTGAAGCATGAAAGCAAAAGAGCGACATTAACCCAAATGTACCCGGTACGCCAGTAAGTTTACTTTCACACATGAGAAGCAACAAACGCATGGCCTCATAACAGAGATCTTTTCGAATAGTATAAGATGGATTTGAAGAATAATACCCTTCGTTAAAGAGTAGGTAAATCACCAAAAGAACATTATCTAACCTTTGTGAAACCAAGTAATCAGTGACATTAAAATCATGAACATTAAAATCCTTAAGGTTTTGCTTCGCTCTAGTTAATCGTTTGTTAACATTTGCCTTTGTAGTTAGCAGAGCATTGGCAATTTCGTCAA
This genomic interval carries:
- a CDS encoding RNA polymerase sigma factor, translated to MPDQLIPDLFRTEYSKLVAVICNKYGLDQIDLAEDIVSDTFLKATESWKLKGVPEKPQAWLYTVAKNACKDHFKHKKVFDSKVATYLAKTQQSFSAADLDVSEANIQDSQLKMIFAVCDASNTTSSQVVLALRILCGFNIDEIANALLTTKANVNKRLTRAKQNLKDFNVHDFNVTDYLVSQRLDNVLLVIYLLFNEGYYSSNPSYTIRKDLCYEAMRLLLLMCESKLTGVPGTFGLMSLFCFHASRFDARVNDKGEFILFEKQNKSLWDKDLIAKGEFYLAKAAEDKTHKYYLEAVIAYWHTRKKISEHTKWENIFQAYNLLLRVEYSLTRAVNRTFAMAKARGYDQALPEALKLKMADNFQYQCLLLELYKDIDLVAHRKHLELALGLTDNPMSKKVLLDKYGYLSN
- a CDS encoding alpha/beta fold hydrolase gives rise to the protein MRKLIALSFLLSFIVIGSMSAQDSSFKVKVSGEGTPIIFLPGFTCPGEVWDATIKSLDKKYKTYQFTYAGFQGVPSIGLPWYDTISKGLSKYLEDENIQGAIIIGHSMGGMLAIDLASDQPDRIEKMILVDALPCIRAVMMPQVPASQISADNPYSQQLLNMTDSALSVMAVQMAQGMTNKADKQSLLVDYIMQTDREIYVKGYVELLKLDLREKLPSIDIPTLVLSADAFGKEQALKTMNDQYANLGNKEIKVAADSKHFIMFDQPEWFYDQVNSFLNQ
- a CDS encoding VOC family protein; the protein is MSSIVSTYLNFPRNTEEAFNFYKTVFGTEFQGDIMRIGDAPVPDGAPPLSQEDKNLVMHVTLPILGGHLLMGTDAPETMGFNLIKGNNMHISLHPESRMETRRLFDALSEDGHITMELTDMFWGDYFGSCTDKFGIHWMFNCQEKPE
- a CDS encoding SDR family NAD(P)-dependent oxidoreductase, which gives rise to MTNPKTVLILGANSDVAKAAIKIYILEKKYHVVAASRNIKQLKEFGQENQLPADQLTILSFDAVDFDSHEAFYKNLPSKPHIVVYAAGYLKDNEEALRDFDGAFQMMKVHYAGAVSIINRIAMDESNTNLEQIIGLSSLSGVRGRKSNFIYGSTKSAFTQYFAGLRQYLAQRKIKVNVIVAGYIRSKMTDGLDLTESLMLEPELIARAVVKANRKFIIVPGYKWKAIYNILRVLPEQLVAKLP
- a CDS encoding NADH-quinone oxidoreductase subunit A, whose amino-acid sequence is MENEQISAFGGVLIFLIGGFVFVLGGLISSKLVRPNRPNPEKLESYESGEQPVGSGWNRFNIRFYVIALLFLLFEVEIVFLFPWATVFGNKELIEQTDGLWGWFSIIEMFVFILILALGLAYAWVKGYLEWPKSKMVQSDFKSPVPGSLYDKINQKYKSGKS
- a CDS encoding RNA polymerase sigma factor, with the protein product MLLKEKFQAYFNSYQEMVFSLCLGYSKGDRDLANDLTQETFVKVWAALPKFRSESAPKTWIYRICVNTCLLHIRKERNASKTEVSDVPSVTDDSTHEDYSHLYSAIGQLKELDRVIILLVLDELEYAEIATIVGISEGNLRVKISRIKKKLNQLLSNHG
- a CDS encoding DinB family protein is translated as MEVITMDLMQLLLSEMEREAVTTKKMLERIPDDQLDYKPHEKSMAMRYLATHIAEIPTWVPMILNTEELDFKENEYVPKEIKNNADLMKLFEDSLASGKEALKKAEISQLEDHWTMRDGDNIFFKDTKYEMIRHTYCQIVHHRAQLGVYLRLLNVPIPGSYGPSADEPS
- a CDS encoding Dps family protein codes for the protein MTVNNKKNIEKLNVLLADYQIYYQNLRGFHWNIQGKHFFQLHAKFEELYLDSAQKVDTIAERILTIEGKPLHSFEDYISTATIKAKKDVHDGEGAVSGVIDDLKNIIELEREIKEMAAESGDDATEDLMTGFIDEQEKTLWMMKAWLK